A window of Cytobacillus sp. FSL H8-0458 genomic DNA:
TGCGAGTCCAAAGGCTATCAGAAGGGATTTCAGCCAGCTCGCTATTTCATGCTTATTCATGTGCCCCACCAAATCTTTCTGCACCCATATACCTTTCTTGGATTAAGGTGCGGTGATGAAGTTCATGTCCGGCAATAATATAGGCAATGGCCCTGGCGGTTACCCCGGTCCCGTTGGCATTCCCTTGCCTTATCAGTGCCTCATCCTCCAGACTTTTCAGTAAAGCAATCGTATTTTGGCGAACCTGGGACAGCTGGGCGGAAAGCTCCCCAATACTGAAGCGGTTGAATTTGCCATTCTTTACATACTGGTTATCATCATATCCCGGAAGCTCAGCCTTCTCACCTCTGCCGATGCAAAGCAGGCGGTAGCTCATGATACGTTCGGTATCTGTAATATGGCCGATTACTTCCTTAATCGTCCATTTTTCCGGAGCATAGCGGAAATGTGCCTGGTCTTCATTCAGATCTTTTACCAGATTCATTGTCTCCTTCATTTGTTCATCGAGGATCTGCAGAAGGTCCCCTTCCGGTATAGAGCTGACATATTTCTCATAATACGGCGCATACTCATCAGATTCAGGTTTCGTTAACATCTCGGTCCCTCCCATTCTATTACCTTATTTTACTGAATTTTCATCTAAAGAGCCAACTTCAGGTCTGAAAAAGCTCGCCCCTGATTGCTTTGACATACCGTTCGGCTGACCGCTGCACAGCAAGGTCTGCCTCTTTTTCTACCACTCTGTGAAACGCATTGTAAATCCGGTCAAATGACAGCGGTTTGATTTTGCCGGCCATCCGTTCAACCGTTTCAGCAGGAAGCGGAATGAGGTTCGGGTAGCTGTACATGAAGCTGACCCAATCCCTGTCCGCAACAACCTGAATGATGTCGCCGGTGAGCATGACGCCTTTGCCCCCATTCCCCTTTTCCCAATGAAGGACAGCACCGCCTTTAAAATGGCCGCCAAGGCGGTGTATGACCAGGCCATCATTTAGCTTGAGACTTTCCCCGCTCCAGAAAATGATGTGATCACTTTCCCTCACCACCCACTCCCTGTCGTCTTCATGGATATAGATCGGCACATTGAATGCTTCCGCCCATTCAACTTGTGCTTAATAATAGTGAGGATGGGACAGTGCGATCGCGCTAAGTCCTCCCAGTTCTTTTAGGGTTTCAATCGTATACTCATCAAGGTAGGTAATGCAATCCCACATCAGATTAAAACCGTTATGCTGAACGAGATAGGCTGTCTGGCCGATCGCAAACTCAGGAGCTGTTTTCAAGCTGTAAAGATTGGATTCCTCCCGCTGTATTTCATTCGTATAATTTTGGCTTTCCGTCATTTCATG
This region includes:
- a CDS encoding DinB family protein, giving the protein MLTKPESDEYAPYYEKYVSSIPEGDLLQILDEQMKETMNLVKDLNEDQAHFRYAPEKWTIKEVIGHITDTERIMSYRLLCIGRGEKAELPGYDDNQYVKNGKFNRFSIGELSAQLSQVRQNTIALLKSLEDEALIRQGNANGTGVTARAIAYIIAGHELHHRTLIQERYMGAERFGGAHE